In one Chryseobacterium camelliae genomic region, the following are encoded:
- a CDS encoding ABC transporter permease, producing the protein MKEFFRLLKREFKLFIGNSTLRTVFFLAPVFYATLLGFVYESGKVENTPVLVIDRDNTPLSNQLTEMLEDNKSIKVIRYLQEPFSMKDEVIKHEAAAVVIIPAKFEASILQKKYPELNVYVNTGNVLTANFASKALQLTIGTFSAGVSIKALQKAGMPASKAVTQYEPFKANYITLFNTTGNYLIFMWPAMLAVVLQQVILLAMAVSFAAEFQGGTFVKEYAKMKRWAFPTMLIKVIPIWVFSIFIVGMYYFMHMIFKVPMPEGILNFILITSFFVGSVSFLGVLVSVLIPDALKATQILMVIASPAFIISGFTWPLSSMPAFVQFIANIIPLTPFLQAFKILLIQKGSVELTYPYLQHLGVLLIVYVLLGWIALKIKLWLMFRFVKPEKENTDNSTENEETEV; encoded by the coding sequence ATGAAAGAGTTTTTCCGACTTTTAAAACGAGAATTCAAGCTGTTTATCGGCAATTCTACATTGAGAACCGTTTTCTTTTTAGCGCCGGTTTTCTATGCAACATTGTTGGGCTTTGTTTATGAAAGCGGAAAAGTGGAAAATACACCTGTTTTGGTGATTGATAGAGACAATACGCCTTTATCGAATCAATTAACAGAAATGTTGGAAGACAACAAAAGCATTAAAGTAATCCGTTACTTGCAGGAACCTTTCAGCATGAAGGATGAAGTGATCAAGCATGAAGCTGCGGCAGTGGTTATTATTCCCGCAAAATTTGAAGCATCCATACTTCAGAAAAAATATCCTGAGCTTAATGTATATGTGAATACGGGAAATGTTTTAACCGCAAATTTTGCCTCAAAAGCATTACAGTTAACCATAGGAACATTTTCTGCCGGAGTTTCCATTAAAGCACTGCAAAAAGCAGGAATGCCTGCAAGCAAAGCCGTTACCCAATACGAGCCTTTTAAAGCCAATTATATTACTCTTTTCAATACAACAGGAAATTACCTGATTTTCATGTGGCCGGCAATGCTGGCTGTAGTCTTACAGCAGGTGATTCTTCTGGCAATGGCTGTAAGTTTTGCGGCAGAATTTCAGGGCGGAACCTTCGTCAAAGAATATGCTAAAATGAAAAGGTGGGCGTTTCCTACGATGTTAATCAAAGTAATTCCTATCTGGGTATTTTCTATCTTTATTGTAGGAATGTATTATTTCATGCACATGATTTTTAAAGTTCCTATGCCGGAAGGAATTCTCAATTTTATTTTGATAACAAGCTTTTTCGTGGGATCGGTTTCTTTTCTCGGAGTGTTGGTAAGTGTACTGATTCCTGATGCATTAAAAGCGACTCAGATTTTAATGGTCATTGCTTCTCCCGCTTTTATTATCAGTGGCTTTACTTGGCCTTTAAGCTCAATGCCTGCTTTTGTTCAGTTTATTGCGAATATTATCCCATTGACTCCTTTTTTACAGGCGTTTAAAATTTTATTGATTCAAAAAGGCTCCGTAGAACTTACTTATCCTTATTTACAGCACTTGGGAGTTCTTTTAATCGTTTATGTTCTTTTAGGATGGATTGCGCTGAAGATCAAACTTTGGCTGATGTTCAGATTTGTAAAGCCTGAAAAAGAGAACACTGATAATTCTACAGAAAACGAAGAAACGGAAGTTTAA
- a CDS encoding HlyD family secretion protein: protein MQKNISLVFAVLFLLTSCNKKNERLNASEGKTKKDVISFAPKVPGRILKIYVTEGQTVKKGDTLALLDIPEVSAKIAQAQGAVSAATAQEQMAKNGATADQMKQLQAKYKGLKEQYDFAQKSFRRASNMYRDSLMSPQAYDEVYAKMQGAKAQYDAVVAELDDVKRGTRFEKVEMAAGQASQAKGALQEANVAYSERYVIATNDMEIETISLNPGELATAGYALFNGYIPESTFFRFTVPESQISKYKKGQTVTMQVVYNKETLEGKILYIKQLTKYADITTAYPDYQLQDAIYEIKVKPTDMNKAKDILVNSNVILK from the coding sequence ATGCAAAAAAATATATCCCTCGTGTTTGCTGTTCTGTTTTTATTGACAAGCTGCAATAAAAAGAACGAAAGACTGAATGCCTCCGAAGGTAAAACTAAAAAAGATGTTATTTCTTTTGCTCCGAAAGTGCCGGGAAGAATTTTAAAAATATACGTTACAGAAGGACAGACTGTGAAAAAAGGCGATACTTTGGCGCTTTTGGATATTCCCGAAGTATCTGCAAAAATTGCTCAGGCTCAAGGTGCAGTAAGTGCTGCTACAGCTCAGGAGCAGATGGCTAAAAACGGAGCTACGGCTGACCAAATGAAACAGTTGCAGGCAAAATATAAAGGATTAAAAGAACAATATGATTTTGCTCAAAAATCTTTCCGGAGAGCTTCCAATATGTATCGGGACAGCTTAATGTCTCCGCAGGCTTATGATGAAGTATATGCCAAAATGCAGGGCGCAAAAGCTCAGTATGATGCCGTGGTTGCCGAATTGGATGATGTAAAGAGAGGAACCCGTTTCGAAAAAGTGGAAATGGCGGCAGGACAGGCTTCACAGGCAAAAGGTGCATTACAGGAAGCCAATGTAGCTTATTCTGAAAGATATGTAATTGCTACCAATGATATGGAAATCGAAACGATTAGCCTGAATCCGGGTGAGCTGGCTACGGCTGGTTATGCTCTGTTTAACGGTTATATTCCGGAAAGTACTTTTTTCAGATTTACCGTTCCCGAAAGTCAGATCTCAAAATACAAAAAAGGACAAACTGTTACGATGCAGGTTGTATATAATAAAGAAACTCTGGAGGGAAAAATTTTATATATCAAGCAGCTGACAAAATATGCGGACATTACTACTGCATACCCTGATTATCAGTTACAGGATGCGATTTATGAAATTAAAGTAAAGCCTACGGATATGAATAAAGCTAAAGACATCCTGGTCAATTCAAACGTTATCCTGAAATAG
- a CDS encoding TolC family protein: MKNNLLIFTFGFFLFPAFSWAQSAPGFRELLDSAMVRDSDLKMQITQNKLTDLDEHKLKDVFLPTLEVSGQVGYLNATARLTSPEINLTPFIQIPKGYFNNNLNISGFSGIAKTDAKMLVYSGGKVKYLKKAIGEKKLSEDILLTKTKDEVMANVSKAYDQLALIHQSKRVLDESKKRLDINRKTADKALGYGLITPYDHKKIELAQATLNAKIVEYEGKKDLLLTQLYIFTGISKERLKQIEPVLEPVEILTAENGIEQRAEIQALNHGIVAADYKIKAERTWMIPKVQLMASAYYIGLYGSRIKTSENIIPAIPEIGYGGAKLDWKPTNINILPLITAGVGFKWEIFDGKEGKHAEETAKIGKEILQNQKEDALKKLTLNLANNRTNYDIATAQIALKAKEKELAKNALVQAEKEFRYGMSKSSQLIDAENDLEIAELEYQNAIFNQRRAGIELMRSTQELDITKFY; this comes from the coding sequence ATGAAAAACAATTTATTGATTTTTACGTTTGGTTTTTTTCTGTTTCCAGCCTTCAGTTGGGCACAATCTGCTCCGGGTTTTAGAGAGCTTTTAGACAGTGCGATGGTTCGGGATTCGGACCTCAAAATGCAGATCACCCAAAACAAACTTACCGATCTCGACGAACATAAACTCAAAGATGTTTTTCTTCCTACGCTGGAAGTCAGCGGACAGGTCGGTTATCTCAATGCAACAGCCCGGTTGACTTCTCCGGAAATCAATCTTACACCGTTTATCCAGATTCCGAAGGGGTATTTCAATAATAATTTAAATATTTCAGGATTTTCTGGTATTGCCAAAACCGATGCAAAGATGTTGGTTTATTCAGGAGGAAAGGTCAAATATTTAAAAAAAGCGATTGGAGAAAAGAAGCTATCCGAAGATATTTTGCTTACCAAAACTAAGGATGAAGTGATGGCCAATGTTTCAAAAGCTTATGATCAATTGGCTTTGATTCATCAGTCGAAAAGAGTGTTGGATGAAAGCAAAAAAAGATTGGATATCAACAGAAAAACTGCGGATAAAGCATTAGGCTATGGTTTGATCACTCCTTATGATCATAAAAAAATTGAATTGGCTCAGGCGACTTTAAATGCTAAAATAGTTGAATATGAAGGTAAAAAAGACTTGCTTCTCACTCAGCTTTACATTTTTACAGGAATCAGTAAAGAAAGACTCAAACAGATCGAACCTGTCTTGGAACCGGTAGAAATATTGACTGCTGAAAATGGAATTGAACAAAGAGCCGAAATTCAGGCATTAAATCATGGGATCGTTGCGGCAGACTATAAAATAAAAGCAGAAAGAACTTGGATGATTCCTAAAGTTCAGTTAATGGCTTCTGCCTACTATATCGGATTGTACGGAAGCAGAATCAAAACCTCGGAAAATATAATTCCGGCCATTCCTGAAATTGGATATGGAGGAGCAAAGCTTGACTGGAAGCCCACCAATATTAATATTCTTCCTTTAATTACGGCAGGAGTGGGTTTTAAATGGGAGATTTTTGATGGTAAAGAAGGAAAACATGCTGAAGAAACAGCGAAAATTGGAAAAGAAATTCTGCAGAATCAAAAAGAAGATGCTTTAAAAAAGCTCACGTTAAATTTAGCGAATAACCGGACCAATTATGATATTGCAACCGCTCAGATTGCCTTGAAGGCTAAAGAAAAAGAATTGGCAAAAAACGCTTTGGTTCAGGCTGAAAAAGAATTCAGATACGGAATGAGCAAGTCCTCACAGCTTATTGATGCGGAGAATGATCTTGAAATTGCCGAACTTGAATATCAAAATGCCATATTTAATCAGAGAAGAGCAGGGATAGAGCTGATGAGATCTACTCAGGAATTGGATATTACTAAATTTTACTAA
- a CDS encoding DUF1569 domain-containing protein — MENVFDIKDAQNYIDRINNLVEDTHGLWGRMTVDQMLAHCSVSYEMVYEPEKHKKPGAIAKFILKSFVKPKVVGEKAYPRDSPTAPQFLIKGRKNFEEEKKRLIGFIQKTQQLGAAAFDGKESHSFGKLSSQEWNNMFAKHLNHHLAQFGV, encoded by the coding sequence ATGGAAAACGTATTTGATATCAAAGATGCTCAGAATTACATTGATAGAATTAATAATCTTGTAGAAGACACTCACGGTCTTTGGGGGAGAATGACGGTTGATCAAATGTTGGCGCACTGCAGTGTATCTTACGAGATGGTTTATGAACCGGAAAAACATAAAAAACCGGGGGCTATTGCAAAATTTATTTTAAAAAGCTTCGTAAAACCTAAAGTAGTGGGTGAGAAGGCTTATCCTAGGGATTCTCCTACGGCTCCTCAGTTTTTAATTAAAGGGAGAAAGAATTTTGAAGAAGAAAAGAAAAGATTAATTGGCTTTATTCAGAAAACCCAACAACTCGGAGCAGCTGCTTTTGACGGAAAAGAATCTCATTCGTTCGGAAAGCTGTCTTCCCAGGAATGGAATAATATGTTTGCAAAACACCTGAACCATCACTTGGCACAGTTTGGTGTGTAA
- a CDS encoding VOC family protein codes for MSKYKALRPILWIENLDDTIGFYTQILGFTLQERNDDWQWASLEKNGVGIMLTKPNKQETFNGIVFTGSFYFTVDEVDELWEDLKTKTKICYEIETFDWEMREFAIYDNNGYILQFGQHIDEISKAE; via the coding sequence ATGTCAAAATACAAAGCGCTTCGTCCGATATTATGGATCGAAAACCTTGATGATACGATTGGTTTTTATACCCAAATCCTGGGCTTTACCTTACAGGAAAGAAACGATGACTGGCAATGGGCTTCCCTGGAGAAAAACGGAGTCGGAATCATGCTGACCAAACCGAACAAGCAGGAAACTTTTAACGGAATTGTCTTTACCGGATCTTTTTATTTTACTGTAGATGAAGTAGATGAGCTTTGGGAAGATCTGAAGACCAAAACCAAAATCTGTTATGAGATTGAAACCTTTGATTGGGAAATGAGAGAATTCGCAATCTATGACAATAACGGATATATATTACAATTTGGTCAACATATTGATGAAATTAGTAAAGCGGAATAA
- a CDS encoding VOC family protein yields MKLGAFSVSLSVKDLQKSKDFYEKLGFSAMGGSMEHNYLIMKNGDHLIGLFQAMFDGNMLTFNPGWDQTAQNLEVFDDVRDIQKHLKAQGVELDKEADETTSGPEHIFLKDPDGNMILIDQHR; encoded by the coding sequence ATGAAATTAGGAGCATTTTCAGTAAGTTTAAGTGTAAAGGATCTGCAAAAATCAAAAGACTTCTATGAAAAATTAGGTTTCAGCGCAATGGGTGGAAGCATGGAACATAATTATCTGATCATGAAAAACGGCGATCATTTAATCGGGCTTTTTCAGGCGATGTTTGATGGAAATATGCTGACTTTTAACCCGGGATGGGATCAGACTGCACAGAATCTTGAGGTTTTTGATGATGTTCGTGATATTCAGAAACATTTAAAAGCTCAAGGAGTAGAACTGGATAAAGAAGCGGATGAAACGACTTCAGGCCCTGAACATATTTTCCTGAAAGATCCTGATGGAAATATGATTTTAATAGATCAGCACAGATAA
- a CDS encoding Na+/H+ antiporter: protein MIHTYVIISIAVLLSVMILVMIGQKLKVAYPIFLVIAGLLISVIPGMPHIEIEPDLVFLIFLPPILFEAAWFTSWQDFHKWRKQIFSMAFGLVFLTSIVVAYLSSSIIPGLTVAMGFLLGGVNSPPDAVAATSVLKHMKIPKKITSILEGESLINDASSLIVFKFALAAVISGQFIFGEAVKDFFTMAIGGIAIGVGAGLLFGALLRIIPSNSNIDTIITLIVPYVMYIGAEHFHFSGVLSVVAGGLLMSYNSHCYLSHTSRIQSGNVWSVLIFLMNTIIFILIGLELPIVVAGMKEYTISEGIFYSVIIGGAIIFTRILYSYALMYFPRLCSKELRLKVPKPDWREPFIISFAAMRGVVSLAAALSIPAFLPNGEAFPHRNIILFVTFVIILITLVGQGLLLTPILKFLKISDAGSELPEEKQEVILLRKLKETALQKLDDDFSELAGKNSLVQHQKHKLENEMMMMADKVQCMATTGDYVTAMNENKEVMRQIIQAQRNELHRLKREKIFDDHVMRTIEMQLDFDEAKITGFSHG, encoded by the coding sequence ATGATTCACACATATGTTATAATATCAATCGCGGTATTGCTGTCTGTGATGATATTGGTCATGATAGGGCAGAAGCTAAAGGTTGCTTATCCGATATTTCTGGTCATTGCTGGTTTATTGATAAGTGTCATTCCGGGGATGCCGCATATTGAGATAGAGCCAGATTTGGTTTTCCTGATTTTTCTTCCTCCAATTTTATTTGAAGCGGCATGGTTTACGTCATGGCAGGATTTTCATAAATGGAGAAAGCAGATATTTTCCATGGCTTTCGGACTGGTATTTTTAACCTCCATTGTGGTGGCGTATTTGTCATCATCCATTATTCCCGGACTTACGGTGGCAATGGGATTTTTATTGGGAGGAGTGAATTCTCCGCCGGATGCCGTAGCAGCAACTTCTGTGTTGAAGCATATGAAAATTCCAAAGAAGATTACAAGTATTCTGGAAGGAGAAAGTTTGATTAATGATGCTTCGAGTTTAATTGTATTTAAATTTGCTTTAGCAGCAGTGATTTCCGGGCAGTTCATTTTTGGAGAAGCGGTAAAAGACTTTTTCACCATGGCGATCGGAGGTATTGCCATTGGAGTAGGAGCAGGATTGCTTTTCGGAGCTTTACTAAGAATTATTCCGTCAAACTCAAATATTGATACTATTATAACGTTAATCGTTCCTTATGTCATGTACATAGGAGCAGAGCATTTCCATTTTTCCGGAGTACTGTCCGTGGTTGCAGGAGGCTTGCTGATGTCTTATAATTCTCATTGCTATTTAAGCCATACTTCCAGGATTCAGTCGGGAAATGTCTGGAGCGTTTTGATCTTTTTAATGAATACGATTATTTTCATTCTCATCGGATTGGAATTGCCGATTGTTGTGGCAGGAATGAAAGAATACACCATTTCTGAAGGGATCTTTTATAGCGTTATCATCGGAGGAGCAATTATTTTCACCAGAATTTTGTATAGCTATGCTTTGATGTACTTTCCAAGGCTTTGTTCTAAAGAATTAAGGCTAAAAGTTCCGAAACCGGATTGGCGCGAACCGTTTATCATCAGTTTTGCTGCCATGAGAGGGGTGGTTTCTTTAGCAGCTGCATTGTCTATCCCCGCATTTTTACCAAATGGAGAAGCTTTTCCGCACCGAAATATTATTTTGTTTGTCACTTTTGTGATCATATTGATTACCTTAGTAGGACAGGGCTTGCTTCTTACTCCTATTTTAAAGTTTTTGAAAATCAGTGATGCAGGAAGTGAATTGCCGGAAGAAAAGCAGGAAGTCATTCTATTGAGAAAGCTGAAAGAAACGGCTTTGCAAAAACTGGATGATGATTTCTCTGAATTAGCCGGAAAAAACAGTCTTGTACAGCATCAAAAGCATAAACTGGAAAATGAAATGATGATGATGGCGGATAAAGTACAATGTATGGCTACCACCGGAGATTATGTAACGGCGATGAATGAAAATAAAGAGGTGATGAGACAAATTATTCAGGCACAGAGAAACGAACTTCATCGTTTAAAACGTGAAAAAATATTTGATGACCATGTCATGAGAACCATTGAGATGCAGCTTGATTTTGATGAAGCAAAAATTACAGGTTTCTCTCATGGATAA
- a CDS encoding glutaminyl-peptide cyclotransferase, translating to MKKNIIAGFAAILLLASCNKDEKILSTLSDYNNSMEAKGYHFGDKLTLPKEVTDNAESITVSFGDKETSDLTIDPKFFTLGDNAVTFNIKKKGGETLNQDATINVFAKNPEQNITYQIVAEYPHDPKNFVQGFQIEGNTIYESDGQNGSSQILKYTLGTTTPLASTKQAQEDFSEGSTIVGDKVYQLTWQSKKGYIYDKSSLKLLKEFAYPNVLGEGWGLTYDGKSLIASDGSKLLYFLDANDPSKLVKYIAVAGSSQAYDQLNELEYHNGFIYANVWQKPIILKINPANGEVVGKFDFTDIAKQNTKGSDDVLNGIAFKGDNMLVTGKNWSKIYEVVIK from the coding sequence ATGAAAAAGAATATCATAGCAGGTTTTGCTGCGATTTTGTTATTAGCTTCATGTAATAAAGATGAAAAAATCTTAAGTACTTTGAGTGATTATAACAATTCTATGGAGGCAAAAGGATATCATTTTGGTGATAAGCTTACCCTTCCGAAAGAAGTTACAGATAATGCAGAAAGCATTACGGTGAGCTTTGGAGATAAAGAAACTTCAGATTTAACGATAGACCCGAAATTTTTCACCTTAGGCGATAATGCGGTTACTTTCAACATCAAAAAGAAAGGAGGAGAAACTCTTAATCAGGATGCTACCATCAATGTTTTTGCAAAAAATCCTGAACAAAACATAACGTATCAAATTGTAGCGGAATATCCTCACGATCCTAAAAACTTCGTACAGGGTTTTCAGATTGAAGGCAATACTATCTATGAAAGTGACGGACAAAACGGTTCTTCTCAGATCCTGAAATATACGCTGGGAACAACAACTCCTCTTGCTTCTACAAAACAGGCTCAGGAAGATTTTTCTGAAGGAAGTACTATTGTCGGAGATAAAGTCTATCAGCTGACATGGCAAAGCAAAAAAGGGTATATTTATGATAAAAGCTCTTTAAAGTTGTTAAAAGAATTTGCTTACCCGAATGTTCTGGGAGAAGGATGGGGATTGACTTATGACGGCAAAAGCCTGATTGCTTCTGACGGAAGTAAACTGTTATACTTTTTAGATGCCAATGATCCTTCAAAACTGGTAAAATACATCGCGGTCGCAGGAAGTTCACAGGCTTACGATCAGTTGAATGAACTTGAATATCATAATGGATTTATCTATGCAAACGTATGGCAAAAACCGATTATCTTAAAGATCAACCCTGCAAACGGAGAAGTTGTCGGGAAGTTTGATTTCACAGATATTGCTAAGCAAAATACAAAAGGAAGTGATGATGTACTGAACGGAATTGCTTTTAAAGGTGATAATATGCTGGTAACCGGTAAAAACTGGTCAAAAATATACGAGGTTGTCATTAAATAG
- a CDS encoding bestrophin family protein, translating to MHSGKKFGALEFVVWTKRSILCLAVLSAIPTVLYFLGYTFLSFPWQPIAIMGTAVAFIVGFKNNASYSRLWEARQIYGAIINDSRSFGYILRDSLSAKNSNQVKEMFLRHYAWLTALRFQLREARAWENMSTAQFDEYAQKYDIPEKLSRLDEELKKYLSEDELHYILSKKNRATQLMAKQSSVLSEAYAKGEINDFQWTQINQQLVKFTDNQGKAERIKNFPYPRNFSSITTYLLLLFIVFVPFGLLKEFDKLGDGTVVEGFTLWFNIPFSLLVTWCFHTLDSVGEASVNPFEGSPNDVPITQISRTIEIDMRDMLDETDLPPAIAPKNNIVL from the coding sequence ATGCATTCAGGAAAAAAATTTGGAGCTCTTGAATTTGTGGTCTGGACGAAGAGAAGTATTCTTTGTTTAGCTGTTCTATCGGCAATTCCCACCGTTTTGTATTTTTTAGGATATACTTTTTTGTCGTTTCCATGGCAACCGATTGCAATTATGGGAACTGCAGTTGCATTTATTGTAGGTTTTAAAAATAATGCAAGCTACAGCCGGCTTTGGGAGGCCAGACAGATTTATGGAGCCATCATCAATGACAGCCGTAGTTTCGGATATATTTTGAGAGATTCGCTTTCTGCCAAAAATTCAAACCAAGTAAAAGAAATGTTTCTGCGCCATTATGCCTGGCTTACTGCACTGCGTTTTCAGCTTCGGGAAGCAAGAGCCTGGGAAAATATGTCTACGGCTCAGTTCGATGAGTATGCTCAAAAATATGACATTCCGGAAAAGCTTTCCAGGCTGGATGAAGAATTGAAAAAATATCTTTCTGAAGATGAGCTTCACTATATTTTAAGTAAGAAAAACAGGGCGACACAATTGATGGCAAAACAAAGCAGTGTGTTGTCGGAAGCATATGCAAAAGGCGAAATCAATGATTTTCAGTGGACACAGATCAATCAGCAGCTGGTAAAATTTACGGACAATCAGGGAAAAGCGGAAAGAATTAAAAACTTTCCATATCCGAGAAACTTTTCTTCGATCACAACGTATCTTTTATTACTGTTTATCGTTTTTGTACCTTTTGGATTATTAAAAGAGTTTGATAAGCTGGGGGACGGAACTGTAGTGGAAGGATTTACCTTGTGGTTTAACATTCCTTTTTCATTGCTGGTAACCTGGTGTTTTCATACATTGGATAGTGTAGGAGAGGCTTCTGTTAATCCTTTTGAAGGAAGTCCGAACGATGTTCCGATTACTCAGATCAGCCGTACGATAGAAATTGATATGAGAGATATGCTGGATGAAACGGATCTTCCTCCAGCCATTGCTCCGAAAAACAATATTGTGCTTTAA
- a CDS encoding DUF2490 domain-containing protein, with product MKILKLLVAGIFTLGTTFSYAQKNDAGAWYMYFGNNKISKKLNWHNEVQYRNFDAVGDLEQLLIRTGLGYDLTENNNNILLGYGFILSQPYVNGEKTENIEHRIFQQYITKQKFGRFNLQHRYRLEERFLQDDFRMRFRYLIGLNIPINNKEMLPKTFYGSVYNEIFLHFNSPVFDRNRVYGALGYVINKNMRIEAGYMNQIQETKNRGQIQIGFYNNIPFTKN from the coding sequence ATGAAGATTTTAAAATTATTAGTGGCAGGAATTTTTACTTTGGGAACTACCTTTTCGTATGCACAGAAAAACGATGCAGGTGCTTGGTATATGTATTTCGGAAACAATAAAATCAGTAAAAAGCTAAACTGGCATAATGAAGTTCAGTACCGGAATTTTGATGCGGTTGGAGATTTGGAGCAACTTTTAATCCGTACAGGTTTAGGATATGATCTGACGGAAAATAATAACAATATTTTGTTGGGGTATGGTTTTATACTCAGCCAGCCTTATGTGAATGGCGAAAAAACTGAAAATATTGAGCACCGCATTTTCCAGCAATATATTACAAAACAGAAGTTCGGACGTTTTAACCTTCAGCATCGTTACCGTTTGGAAGAACGTTTTTTGCAGGATGATTTCAGGATGAGGTTTCGATATCTGATAGGATTGAATATTCCGATTAATAATAAAGAAATGTTGCCTAAAACTTTTTATGGTTCTGTTTATAATGAGATTTTCCTGCATTTTAACAGTCCTGTTTTTGACAGAAACCGAGTATATGGAGCTTTAGGGTATGTTATCAATAAAAATATGAGAATTGAAGCCGGATATATGAATCAGATTCAGGAAACTAAAAACAGGGGGCAGATTCAGATCGGCTTTTATAATAATATCCCGTTTACGAAGAATTAG
- a CDS encoding VOC family protein gives MASVNVYLTFNGNCKEAFDFYKSVFGGEYPYIGTFGEMPPSEECGEMSEEEKNKIMHVSLPISKETVLMGSDTGGEWASHYKAGNNFSISINAESKEEADKLFAGLSADGMVTMPMADTFWGAYFGMFTDKFGINWMVNYDDPAKMQQHP, from the coding sequence ATGGCGTCAGTAAACGTTTATTTAACATTTAACGGAAATTGTAAAGAAGCATTCGATTTTTACAAATCTGTTTTCGGTGGAGAATATCCATACATCGGAACTTTCGGAGAAATGCCCCCATCTGAAGAATGCGGAGAAATGTCTGAAGAAGAAAAAAACAAAATCATGCACGTTTCTCTTCCTATTTCTAAAGAAACAGTGCTGATGGGAAGCGATACAGGCGGTGAATGGGCATCTCATTATAAAGCAGGAAACAACTTTTCAATTTCCATTAATGCGGAATCAAAAGAAGAGGCGGACAAATTATTTGCCGGTCTATCAGCAGACGGAATGGTAACAATGCCAATGGCAGATACATTTTGGGGAGCGTATTTCGGAATGTTTACCGATAAATTCGGAATTAACTGGATGGTAAACTACGATGATCCTGCTAAAATGCAACAGCATCCATAA
- a CDS encoding SRPBCC family protein: MKTLKRIFIGLALILVLLLIIAAFISGDCKYEKSITINAPTEKVWQNTSTLKAMDVWSPWNDLDPNMKKEWSGVTGNPGEKVCWESKNENAGKGCQEVKKVDAANKRIDTEIKFLTPYESEANAYVTVTPEGNGSKATWGFTSKIPYPFTIMKLFMNMEDAIGKDYQKGLSKLKSVSEKQ; encoded by the coding sequence ATGAAAACATTAAAAAGAATTTTTATAGGACTGGCTTTAATATTGGTCTTATTGCTCATTATAGCTGCGTTTATTTCCGGAGATTGCAAATACGAAAAATCAATAACCATCAATGCTCCTACTGAAAAAGTCTGGCAAAATACCAGTACGCTGAAAGCAATGGATGTATGGAGCCCATGGAATGATCTGGATCCTAATATGAAAAAAGAATGGAGTGGGGTAACCGGTAATCCTGGAGAAAAAGTGTGTTGGGAAAGTAAGAATGAGAATGCAGGAAAAGGCTGTCAGGAAGTGAAAAAAGTGGATGCAGCCAATAAAAGAATTGATACGGAAATTAAATTTTTAACGCCTTATGAAAGTGAAGCAAACGCTTATGTTACCGTTACTCCTGAAGGAAACGGAAGTAAGGCAACTTGGGGATTTACTTCAAAAATTCCTTATCCTTTTACGATCATGAAGCTGTTTATGAATATGGAAGATGCTATCGGAAAAGATTATCAAAAGGGGCTTTCAAAATTGAAAAGTGTATCTGAAAAACAATAA
- a CDS encoding SRPBCC family protein, whose amino-acid sequence MSIPIIVQYKVKAPVEKVWKALTDKQEMKSWYFDISDFKLETGHVFNFYEPGDEKKYHHQGEILEIIPDKKLKHTWSYPELSDGITTVTWELKQQGEETSVTLIHDDIDNLKELGANFSREAFAEGWNGIIGQSLKSHFEN is encoded by the coding sequence ATGAGTATTCCCATTATCGTTCAATATAAAGTAAAAGCTCCGGTTGAAAAAGTCTGGAAAGCTTTGACGGATAAGCAGGAGATGAAATCCTGGTATTTCGATATTTCCGATTTTAAATTGGAAACAGGGCACGTTTTTAATTTCTATGAACCCGGAGATGAGAAAAAATACCATCATCAGGGTGAAATCTTGGAAATAATTCCCGACAAAAAACTGAAACACACCTGGTCTTATCCTGAATTGTCTGATGGAATTACAACCGTAACCTGGGAATTAAAGCAGCAGGGAGAAGAAACATCTGTTACACTTATTCATGATGATATTGATAACCTGAAAGAATTAGGAGCCAATTTTTCCAGAGAAGCTTTTGCAGAAGGCTGGAACGGAATTATTGGTCAGAGTCTGAAATCTCATTTTGAAAACTAA